A segment of the Cohnella algarum genome:
CCTCCTTCCAACGGAATCAAGCGATATTCCGGCTTGTTCGGAGGAGTGCTGCTCGCCTTGATTCTGACCCTTGCCGGGTGGCAGCTGGCGAATTTCCCCGGACTTTCGGCCGCAGGTCCGATGGCGTGCACGCTTGCCGTCGCCATCGTTTTCCGCCGGATTTTCGGCTATCCGGAGGCGCTGCGCCCGGGCCTCGCGTTCGCTTCGACCAAGCTGCTTCGGCTGGCCATCATCCTGTACGGCCTGAAGCTGCCGATCGGCGCCGTTCTGCACGGCGGCCTGCCCTTCCTGGCGCGCGGCGCGGCCGTACTCGCCGTCTCGCTTGCCGCCGGCATCGCGCTCGGCCGGCTTCTCAAAGCCGATCGCGAGCTGACGCTGCTGCTCGCGATCGGCACCGGCATTTGCGGCGCCGCCGCCATTGCGGCATCAGCGCCGCTGCTTGGGGCCAAAGAGCAAAAAACCGCGCTTGGCGCCGGCCTGATCGCAGCCGTGGGCACCTTGTTCGCGGTTGCGTATACGCTTCTTCTGCCCGTGCTGCCGATCGGCGATGCGGCGTTCGGCGCGTGGGCCGGCCTGACGCTGCACGAGCTAGCGCATGTCGCGATGACGGCCGGCACCGCCGGCCCCGAAGCGATGAACGACGGCATGCTGGCAAAGCTATGCCGCGTCGTGCTGCTCGTCCCGCTCTGCCTGGCGCTGTCCGCCCGCTCGAGTTTCCTCCGCCGCCGGGAAGCCCGGGAAGCCCGGAAATCCACGGGTTTCCCTTTCCGCCCGAATGAGACGCCGGGCACGGACAACGCGCCGAGCACGGACGATGCGCCGGACACGGGCGACGCGCCGGGCAGCGGCCGGGCGCAAAGCGCAAGCCGCGCCAAACCGGCCCTGCCGTGGTTTTTGCTCGGCTTTTTGGCGATGAGCCTGCTCGGCTCCGCATCGCCGGAAGCGTGGCTGCCGCTGCCGGCCGGCTGGCGCGACGGCGTCTCGCAGCTGACGGCCGCGCTGTTCGCCGCCGC
Coding sequences within it:
- a CDS encoding YeiH family protein, whose product is MTGSFTSHNAGTAALPPSNGIKRYSGLFGGVLLALILTLAGWQLANFPGLSAAGPMACTLAVAIVFRRIFGYPEALRPGLAFASTKLLRLAIILYGLKLPIGAVLHGGLPFLARGAAVLAVSLAAGIALGRLLKADRELTLLLAIGTGICGAAAIAASAPLLGAKEQKTALGAGLIAAVGTLFAVAYTLLLPVLPIGDAAFGAWAGLTLHELAHVAMTAGTAGPEAMNDGMLAKLCRVVLLVPLCLALSARSSFLRRREAREARKSTGFPFRPNETPGTDNAPSTDDAPDTGDAPGSGRAQSASRAKPALPWFLLGFLAMSLLGSASPEAWLPLPAGWRDGVSQLTAALFAAAMAGLGLGVNLRDFRLAWRPLLALLAVSLLVSAGVYVTLAF